The genomic segment ttctctttctctcttctcttctcttctctctttcttctctctctttcttctcttctcttcttctctctctcttctctcctttctcttcttctcttctcttctctcttctcttctctctctcttctcttctttctctctttcttcttttcttcttctctcttctcttctcttttctcttctctctcttctctcttcttcttctcttctctctcttctctctcttcttctcttctctctctcttttcttctcttctctctttctctcttctcttctcttctttctcttcttctcttcttctcttctcttctctcttcttctctctctttctcttctctcttcttcttctcttctctctcttctctttctcttctcttctcttcttctcttctcttctctcttcttcttcttctctctctctttctcttcttctctctttctcttttctcttcttctctctctcttcttcttctctttctttctctcttctcttctctctctttctctcttctctttcttcttctctcttctcttctctcttctcttcttcttcttctctttctcttcttcttctctctctcttctcttctcttcttctcttctctttcttctctcttcttctctctttcttctctcttcttctctcttcttctctcctcttcttctctctctcttcttctctttctcttctctcttctttctcttctcttctctcttctcttctcttcttctttctctttctctcttctcttctcttctctcttcttctcttctctctttctcttctctcttctctcttctttctcttctttctctctctcttcttctcttctctcttctctctctttctctcttcttctcttctcttctctttcttcttctctcttctctttctctcttcttctcttctttcttcttctcttctcttctttctctctttctcttctcttctcttcttctctttcttctctctctctcttctctctcttcttcttctctcttcttctcttctctcttctcttctcttctcttcttctctctttcttctctcttctcttctctttctctcttctctcttctcttcttctcttcttcttctttctttctttctctctcttctcttcttctcttctctcttctttctcttcttctcttcttctcttcttctcttctctctttcttctctcttctcttctttcttctctctcttctcttctcttcttctctttctcttcttctcttcttctctctctcttcttctctctctttctttcttcttctcttctcttctcttctctcttctcttcttctctctttctctctctttcttctcttctcttctcttctttcttctctttctcttcttctctctctcttctcttcttctttctcttctctctcttcttctcttcttctctcttctctctctcttctttcttctcttctcttcttcttctctcttctctcttctcttctctcttctcttctcttctcttctttctcttctcttctctcttcttcttctctcttcttcttctctttcttctctttctcttctcttctttcttcttctctcttctcttctcttctctttcttctcttctctctcttctcttctttctctcttctcttctcttctcttctcttttctctcttctcttctctttcttctctctttcttctctcttctctctttcttctctcttcttctcttctcttctttctcttcttctttctctctttcttctttctttctttctctctcttctctctcttctctttcttctctcttctttctcttcttctcttctctttctctcttctcttcttctctcttcttctcttctctctcttctcttctcttctcttcttcttctctttctcttctttctcttctcttcttctcttctctctctcttctttcttctcttcttcttctctctctctttctcttctcttctctctcttctcttctttctcttctctctctttctttcttctcttcttcttctctcttctttctcttctcttctctcttcttcttctcttctttctctctctcttctcttcttctttctctctttcttctcttcttctctttctctctctcttctctctctttcttctcttctttctctctcttctctttctcttcttcttcttctcttctctctcttcttcttctctttctcttctctctcttcttctctttcttctcttctctctttctcttctcttctctctcttctctctcttcttctctcttctctcttcttctctttctcttctctcttcttctcttctttcttctctctctttctcttcttctctcttctctctctcttctctttctttctcttcttcttctctcttctttctttcttctctttctctcttcttctcttctctctttctcttcttctttcttctcttctcttctctctctttcttctctctctctttcttctcttctctttcttctttctcttctctcttcttcttcttctcttctctcttcttctttctctcttcttctcttcttctcttctctcttcttctcttctcttctcttctttctcttcttctcttctctcttctcttctctcttctcttctttcttcttctctcttctttctctttcttctcttcttctcttcttctcttctttctctcttcttctctcttctctcttcttctcttctttcttcttctcttcttctcttcttcttctcttctctcttctcttctctttcttcttctcttctctcttctctctttctttcttctcttcttcttctctctttctctctctctcttctcttcttcttctctctttctcttctctctcttctttctctcttctctctcttctctctttctctcttctctctttcttctttctctctctttctttctctcttctttcttctcttctctctcttctctctctttcttcttcttctctcttcttctttctctcttctcttctctcttctctcttcttttctctcttctttctctctttctctctcttctctctcttcttctctctttctcttcttctctttcttctttcttcttctctcttctttctcttctcttctttctctcttctctttctctttcttcttctttctttctctctttctcttcttctctcttctttctctttcttcttcttcttctttctttctttctctcttcctcttcttcttctcttcttctctttctctctctttctcttctcttcttctctctcttctcttctcttctttctctcttctcttcttctcttctctttctctcttctctttctctcttcttctctctcttcttcttcttctctctttcttctcttctctcttctcttcttctctcttcttctctcttctctttctctcttctcttctctctttcctcttcttctctttctcttcttctcttcttcttctctcttctcttcttctctcttcttctcttcttctttctctctctcttctcttcttctttctctctcttcttctctttctctcttctttcttcttctctttctctcttcttctcttcttcttctctttctcttcttcttctctttcttcttctttctctcttctcttctctctttcttctctctcttcttctcttctctctcttctctctttctctctcttcttctcttctcttctcttctttctcttcttcttctctctcttcttctcttctcttcttctcttctctttctctcttctctcttctctttctcttctctcttctctcttcttctctcttctctcttctctctttcttctcttcttctcttctcttctttctcttcttcttctctctctttcttctcttcttctctttctctttctctctcttctctcttctcttcttctctctttctctcttcttctttctcttcttctctcttcttctcttcttctctctcttcttctcttcttctctcttctttctttcttcttcttctctctctttctcttctctcttctttcttcttctctcttctcttcttctctttctcttctctcttctctctttcttcttctttctcttctctctttctctctctcttctttctctctcttctttctcttcttctctctttcttctttctcttctcttcttcttctctctctcttcttctttcttcttttctctcttctcttctctctttctctcttcttctcttctctttcttctctcttctctttcttcttctctttcttctctcttctcttctcttctcttctttcttctctttcttctttctctctctcttctctttcttctctctttctcttcttctttctttcttctctcttctctttcttctctctctctttcttcttctcttctcttctctctctctttctcttctttctcttcttctctcttctctcttctttcttctcttctctctttcttctctctcttctcttctttctcttcttctcttcttctctttctttctcttctctcttcttctttctctctttcttctcttcttctctcttctcttctcttctcttctctttcttcttcttctctttcttctctcttctcttctttctctcttctcttctctcttcttctctttctctcttcttctcttctcttcttctctctcttctctcttctttctcttctcttcttcttctcttctcttcttctcttctctcttctcttcttctttctcttctctcttctcttctctcttctcttcttcttcttctcttctcttctttctcttctttctctcttctcttcttctctttctctctcttctctcttcttctcttctctcttcttctttctctctctttcttctcttcttctcttcttctcttctttcttctcttcttctcttctcttcttcttctctctctctttctttcttctctcttcttctcttctcttcttctttcttctctctttcttctctttctctcttctttctcttcttctctcttctctttctcttcttctttctcttctctcttctctttcttctcttctcttctctcttctctcttcttctcttcttcttctttctctttcttctctctcttcttctttctctcttctcttctcttctctcttcttctttctcttcttctcttcttcttctcttctttctctcttcttctcttcttctcttctctttctctcttctcttctcttctctctttctctcttctttcttctcttcttctctttctcttcttcttcttcttctctctcttctctttctttcttcttcttctctctctcttcttctctctttctttctttctcttcttctctcttctttctcttctctttctctctttcttctctctttctcttctttctctctctcttctctctctttcttcttcttctctttctctcttcttctcttctcttcttctttctcttctctcttttctctcttctctctctttctcttctctctttcttctcttctctttctctcttctcttcttctttctcttctcttctctctctcttctctcttcttcttcttctcttcttctctttcttctctctctcttctctctttcttcttctttctcttcttctttctcttctctctttctctcttctctctcttctttctctcttctcttctttctcttcttctcttcttctctcttcttcttcttctctttctcttcttctttctctcttcttcttctctctttctcttctctcttcttcttctctttcttctcttctttctctcttctcttcttctctcttctctttctctttcttctctcttcttctttctcttctttcttctctcttcttcttctctctctttcttctcttcttctctcttctcttctctctcttctcttcttcttctcttcttctctttcttctttcttcttctctcttctcttctttcttctctcttctctttctcttctcttcttctcttcttctttcttctctctttctctcttctcttctttctcttctcttctttctcttctttctcttctcttcttctctcttctctctttcttctttctcttctctctcttctttcttctctctcttctctcttcttctcttcttctctcttctttctcttcttcttctttcttctctctttctctcttctctcttcttcttctttctctcttcttctttctctctttctcttcttcttctcttcttctctcttcttcttctctttctcttctttctcttcttcttcttctcttctttcttctttctcttcttctctctttctcttctctctttctctcttcttctcttctttctttctctcttcttctctcttctctttctctttctctctttctcttctcttctcttcttctctttcttctcttctttctctctcttctttctctctctcttcttctctttcttctctttcttctcttctcttctttctcttcttctctcttctctctttctctctcttcttcttctcttctcttctttctcttcttctctcttctttctctctttctcttctctctctttcttctctcttctctctcttcgttctcttctctttcttctcttcttctcttctctcttctctcttctctttcttctctctcttcttctcttctttcttcttctctctttctttcttcttctcttctcttctcttctctctttcttctcttctcttctcttcttctttctctctttcttcttctttcttcttctctcttctctttctctcttctcttctcttctctctctcttctttctctcttctcttctctctctttctcttcttctcttcttctcttctctttctcttcttctttcttcttctctctttctctcttcttcttctcttctctttctctcttctctttctctctcttctcttcttctctctttctctctttctcttctttctctcttcttctctttctcttcttctctttctttctcttctctcttctctcttctttctcttcttctttctcttctctctttctcttcttcttcttctctcttctttcttctttcttctttctcttctcttctctcttctttcttctcttctcttcttcttctctcttctctttctctcttctcttcttctttctcttcttcttctctcttctcttcttcttctcttctctctctcttctttctcttctttctctttctctctcttctctttcttctcttcttcttctcttcttcttctctcttctcttctctcttctcttctctttctcttctcttcttctctctttctctctctttctttcttcttctttctctcttcttctcttctcttcttctctctctttcttctctctctttctctctttctcttctctcttcttcttctcttctctttctcttcttctctttcttctctcttctttctcttctctttcttcttctcttcttcttctcttctcttcttctctctttctcttctctcttcttctctttctctcttcttcttctcttctctttcttctcttctctcttctctcttctttctctttctttcttcttctttctctcttctcttcttctctctctcttctcttctctctttctcttctcttctctcttcttctcttcttcttctttctctctttcttctctttctcttcttctctctctctcttcttctcttcttctttctctcttctttcttcttctcttcttctttctctcttcttcttttcttctctctttctcttcttctctctcttcttctctttcttctcttcttctcttctctctttcttcttctcttctctttctctcttctttctctctcttcttctttctcttctttctctcttctttctctcttctcttcttctctctcttcttctttcttctcttctctttctctcttctcttctttctcttctcttctcttctctttctcttcttctctttcttctcttctcttctctcttctctcttcttctcttcttcttctctttctcttctctctcttcttcttctcttctttctcttcttctttcttctcttctttcttctttctctcttctcttctctctttcttctctttcttctttctcttctctctcttctctttctcttctcttctcttctcttctttctcttctcttctttcttctctcttcttctttctcttctcttctttctctctttctttcttctcttctcttctttctctttctctctttctcttctcttcttctttcttctctctttcttcttctctcttcttctctttctcttcttctctctttctctctcttctctttctctcttctttcttctcttctcttctctcttctctctttcttctcttctctcttctcttcttcttcttctctttctcttctcttcttctctctttcttctttctctttctctttctctcttctctttctctctcttctctctttcttctcttcttctcttcttctttcttctttctctctctctcttctctttctcttctcttctcttcttcttttcttcttctcttcttcttctctctttctcttcttctctttcttctcttctctctctttcttctctttctcttctcttcttctcttcttctcttcttttctttctctctttctcttcttcttctctcttcttctcttctctctttctttctctcttctctctttctctcttcttctctttctttctcttctctcttctttcttcttctctcttcttctctcttcttctctttctcttcttcttctctttcttcttcttctctttcttctcttcttcttcttctctcttctttctcttcttctcttcttctctctcttcttcttctctttctcttcttcttctcttctcttcttcttcttctcttctctctcttctcttctcttcttctctttctttctctttctcttcttcttttctttctttctctctttcttcttctcttcttctctttctctctctttctttctcttctctcttctttcttcttcttctctctttcttcttctctttctctttctcttctttctcttctcttcttctctctcttctttctctctttcttctcttctctcttcttcttcttctttcttcttctttcttctctttctcttctttctctttctcttcttcttctttctctctcttctttcttcttcttcttctttctctttcttctcttctctctttcttctcttctctcttctctttctcttcttctttctcttctctcttcttctttctctctcttctttctttcttctcttctcttctctctttctcttctttctcttcttcttctctttcttcttcttctctttctctttctctcttctttctttctctcttctcttctctcttctctttctctcttcttctcttcttctctttctttcttcttctcttctctctttctctcttctcttctctctcttcttctttcttcttctcttcttctctttctctttcttctctcttcttctttcttcttctctctttctcttctctcttcttctttctcttctctttctcttcttcttctctctttctctcttctttctcttctctctctttcttctcttctctctttcttcttcttctttcttctcttcttctttctcttctcttctttctctcttcttctcttctcttcttctttctctttctctttctctctttctttctttctctcttctcttctcttcttctcttctttcttctctttcttctcttcttcttctctctctttcttctctctttcttcttctctcttctcttctctttctctctcttctcttcttcttctcttctttctctttctctcttcttcttctctctctttcttctcttctctctcttctctttctcttcttctctcttctctctctttcttctcttctttctcttcttctttctcttctttcttctcttctcttctctttctcttctctttcttctcttcttctcttcttctcttctcttctctcttcttctctttcttctctcttctcttcttctttctcttctctctttctctctcttcttctttctctcttctttcttctcttctctctttctcttctttctctctttcttcttctttcttcttcttctctcttctcttctcttcttctcttctctctttctctttctctcttctttctctctctcttctcttcttctcttctctcttctttctcttctttcttcttctctcttctctcttctctttctctctttcttctcttctcttctcttctcttcttctttcttctttctctcttcttctctttcttctcttcttctcttctctttcttctctcttctcttcttctctcttcttcttctctcttcttcttctctctttctcttcttctttctttctttctctttctcttctctttcttctcttctctttcttcttctttctctctcttcttctctcttctcttcttctctttcttctcttttctctctttctctttcttctctcttctctttctttctttctcttctcttctttctcttctcttcttcttctctctcttctcttcttcttctcttcttcttctcttcttctctctttctctctttcttcttcttcttcttctctttctctcttcttctttctcttcttctctctttctttctcttctttcttctttctcttcttctctttctttcttctctcttctcttct from the Phycodurus eques isolate BA_2022a unplaced genomic scaffold, UOR_Pequ_1.1 contig_389, whole genome shotgun sequence genome contains:
- the LOC133398860 gene encoding trichohyalin-like — translated: KREKKEEKREEREKRRREEEKKRKKREEKKRRERKKERRRREEEKREERKRREERRKREEEKRREERREEERRRRERREREKKEKKRREEKERKKRREEERREEERKRREKKKEKEREEEKREREKKRKRERRRRREKRREEEKRREREEREEKKKREEKEREEERREEKKRRRERREEKREREKRRKEREKRRRERRERREEEERRERREKRREERRRKEEREKEEKRERREERREEKKRKERREREEEKRRKREKKERREEKREREEEEKKEKEERKKREEKREKRRKRRKKRREEEERRKRRREEEERRREERRRERREKKRREREEKREEKRKKREERREREREERRKREERKRKRRRREEEKEEERREKEKRREEEREREEKREKEKKRKRRKKRRRREEKRREKRRRERRREREEERGEERERRRRERERKREEEKREKKRKKKREERKKKRREKRREREKRRREKRREEEKRRRERKKR
- the LOC133398862 gene encoding trichohyalin-like, coding for KEEKRKKREEERRKRRREREKKREKRKKKRREREKERRRREERKREERREEEREEKREEKKKRRREEERREEERREKKRERREEEKKRRKRKKREEERREERREERREEEKEEKRREEERREEEKKRERRREKRRRRREKRKKKEKRRKRERRKREKRREERRREREKRRREKEKKERREKKKRKKEKRERREKKRKREKKEEKKREEKEKKREERRRERRERREEKERREEREEEREEKEKKKREKRRRRREREERERREERERREREREEEKKERKKKRRERERREEEERREEKEERRRREERKREKRKKRRERREEKEREKKKRRKKRERREEEKRKKRKRRRREEKRRERREEERRREERKRREEEKEERRKRRERRERKKERRKRERRRERREEKKREEREKREEREKKEKRREKREEKRREERKKRRERREEREEKRREKKKEEKRKRRKRRRREKKKREEKRKKRREEKREEKREERRRREEKKEEREKREE
- the LOC133398865 gene encoding trichohyalin-like; protein product: EKEEERREEERRERKRRREERKKRKKRREEEEEKREEKREEKEEEKREEKKRREEEEKRKKREEREEEKRRREKEKKREEKRERREERRKRRRRKRREEKRREKKRRKRERRREKRKKEKKRRRERREEREEREKRRKKREERRRERREREREEKRRRKRERRKRREKKERRREREKKEKRERKKKEKKEEKRREERRKRRRKRREKKEKRRREKERREERKEERRREREEEEKRKKKERRRERRERKKRERKREEKEEEREKREEKEKKRREKKKEERRERERRRRKKEERRREEEREEEKKREEEKEEERKREEEKREEREREREEEKKEREEEEKEEKRRREEREKREERRREKREEKEKREERKRREEEKRRRERRRRERREEKRRRERKREEREEKKREKKERREERKKKKEKKKRKRRRREEERKRRRKKREREEERERRREEREKEEEKKREEEKREEEEKKRKRRRGKREEKREREERRREKKRREKRRKREEEEEREEERKRR
- the LOC133398858 gene encoding trichohyalin-like, with the translated sequence EREEKRERREREEKRREKEKREEERRRKRERRREEKRRKREEKRREEERKREEERREEEREEREERREKRRREEREENEEREERRKREKRKRERREKKRKKRREEEEREREKREEEKEEKRRKRRKRRRERERRERKKRRKRRREEKRKREREREERRREKERREEERKREEKERRRERRKKRRRRRERREREEEERRREEEEREEREERRERRERRKREERRREEKEEKEEKRKKRREKERRKKKRRREEKEKREERREERRRKKKEKKRRRREEREEKREEEKKEREEEERRKKRKKKREEREREERRREERKKRRKRRRREKRKREEEERKKKRKRRRRREKKRRRERREERKKREKREREKRKKKRKKKKERREREEREEEKKKKREEREKRRERRREERKRREEREKRKREKREKREEKEEEEERKREEKRREKEKRRREEERKKRRRREEEKEEERREEKRERRR
- the LOC133398863 gene encoding trichohyalin-like, producing EEEEKKKRRREEKRKRREREKEERRREEEKKERRERKRREKEKEKEEREKKRREREEEEEKREEKKERREKRREERREKEKREKERRREREEERRRKREERRREEKERKRKKRREERKRERREEKEEERRKKRRERREEKRREREEREEKEEREEREKRREKEERREERRRERREEEEREEKEKKKRRREKREEKRRKRRREREEKRRERREERKRREERRRERRREERKKRERRERRRERKKREREEKKKERREEEKKEKKREKKRKREEKKKRERRREEERREKEEEKKREREEEKEKKERKKKKRRREKRREREKRREREEEKRERRRKKEKEERREKRRKRREEEERKRRREKRKREEEKRRRREEEREEKEERRKRRREREEKKKREEKERKREKKEREEEKRRREKEEERKREKERRREEKEKRREKRREKKKRRRREEREERERERRERREREEKKKRREKKKRKKKRREKEKREEEEKRRKKREEKRKKKEERREKKKKRKREEKEEEKE